In Flavobacterium piscisymbiosum, the sequence AAAGCGAACTTAAAAACAAGCCATATTCCGGTTATTTTGCTGACATCGAGAACTTCATTAGTGTATAAATTTGAAGGTTTAGAAAGTGGCGCCGATGATTATATCAGCAAACCTTTCAATTTAATTGAATTTAAACTTAGAGTTAAAAACCTGCTGAATTCGACTGAACGACTGAAAAACAAATTCTCGAGTGATGATAATTTTATTCCGTCGGAAATAACGGTTTCTTCTTTAGATGAAGATCTGTTGAAAAAAGCGTTTAAGATCGTCGAAGAAAACATTTCGAACGAACAATTTGATATTCCGTTTTTCTGTACAGAATTGGGTGTAAGCCGCACGATGTTGTTTCTAAAAATAAAAGCCTGGACGAATTTTACGCCAAACGAATTCATTCATGAAATACGATTAAAACGCGCCGCTCAATTATTGGAACAAAACAAATTAAACGTTTCCGAAATTAGCTATAAAGTAGGCTTCAACAATCCAAAATACTTTAGTAAATGTTTCCAGAAAAAGTATGGGGAAACGCCAACTCAGTTTGCTGACAAGTTTTTTAAATCTTCAGAAGTTTTTTAGGGAATTCATTGTTTTTAAAGGGTTAAAAAAGGGTATCTGTATTTTTAGATACCCTTTTTTGTATTTCTATATCGTTTTCGGCCACTACATTTGTCATTATGAAAATCAGAAAAACAACATTCATAGTATTGCAAATTCTATTTGTGATAATCATAATCGGAATGAGTTTGTTGATTTTCTACTTTATCTAACATTAACCTAAAAAACCAAAATGAATGTTCACAAACCAAAATTTCAAATCGCTTAAATGGTGTTTGCTGGTAGCTTTTTTACTGGTGAATGTTGTTATGAATGCACAGGAAAGAAAAGTCACCGGAAAAGTTACTTCAAGCGAAGACTTACTTGGGCTCCCTGGTGCTAATGTATATGTAAAAGGTTCTTCGGTTGGAGGATCTGCAGACATGGATGGAAACTACAGTGTTTTCGTTTCGGAGAAAAATGCGGTATTAGTTTTTAATTATGTGGGATATCAAACTGTTGAAGTTCCTGTGGGAAATAAAACGGTCATCAATATCAGTTTAAAACCAGATACTAAAAATCTTGATGAAGTTATTGTGGTAGGTTACGGAACCCGTAAAAAGAGCGACATTACAGGATCAGTTTCTTCTGTAACGGCAAAAGAACTGACTGCCTACCCTACTCTAAATGCTGAACAGGCTTTGCAAGGTCGTGCAGCAGGGGTTTCGGTACAATCTAATAATGGTGGTGAGCCAGGCGCTCCCGTAAAAATCAGGGTTCGTGGAGGAACATCTATCAATGCAAGTGGAGACGCTCTTATTGTTGTCGATGGTTTTGCAGGAGTTTCAATGCCCGCACCTCAGGATATTGCTTCTATTGAGGTTCTTAAAGATGCATCGGCTACAGCCATATACGGATCCAGAGGTTCAAACGGGGTTATCATGGTTACGACCAAAAAAGGTAAACCAGGAAAACCGGTAATCGAATTCAGTAATTCAACATCGGTGCAATCTGTCAACAATAAATTAGATTTATTAGATGGGCCGCAATTTGTAGCCTATAGAAAAAGTTTTACCACGCATACAGATGGCGGTGCAAATACAGACTGGCAGGATGTAATTTACCGTGAAGGAATGATTTCGAACACCTCATTATCTTTTTCAGGAGGTTCTGATAAAATCAGGTATTATGTTTCAGGAAACTATTTCAACCAAAATGGAGTCGTAATTAATTCAGGAATCGACAAATACACGATTGTAAGTAATGTTGAAGCAGATTTAACCGACAAGTTTAAAGTGGGTTTGAATATGTTTCAGAGCAAACAAAACAAAGACGGAATTATTAGCCAGACTGGCGCTGGAGGAACTGGTGCAGCGGGTGTAATTGCAGCGGCGTACAGATTTATGCCGGATAAAGGAATTTATAATACCGACGGAACTTATACAACAACGGCTCCAATTGGGGACGATATTGATAATCCGTATGCAACGGCAATGGATAATATTCTGGAGACACTTTCGACTGTAAACAGAAGTAACTTTTTTGCTTCATACCAAATTACCAAAGATTTAAACTTTAAAACTACTTTAGGTTTAACCGATAATAATTCGCAAACCGGACGATATATTCCCTCAACTTTGATTGCAGGAAAAAATGTAAAAGGAGAAGCTTCTATAAACAATACCAAGTTTTCTTCTTTCCTTACAGAGAATTATTTAACGTTTAAACGTGAGATTATTGACAAAGGAATCCTGACGGTTCTTGGAGGATATTCGTATCAAAAAAATAAAAATGACCGTGCTTATGCCGCATCAAGAGGATTTTTAACGAATTCTAACTCTTACCATAATTTAGGTGCAGGAACGGTGTATTTAAAACCGGAATCAAGTTTGTCTGAAACAGAATTAATATCGGCTTTCGGGAGGTTGAATTTTGATTATGATGATAAATATTTATTCACCTTTACAGCACGTCGTGACGGTTCTTCAAGCTTTAGTGAAAACTACAAATACGGGACTTTTCCTTCTGGAGCAATTGGATTGAATGTTAGTAAAGAAAATTTCTTAAAAGACAGTAAAACAGTTTCTAATCTTAAATTAAGAGCAAGTTATGGTGCAACAGGAAACCCGTCTATCGATGCCTACTCTACACTTTCTAAATTTTCTGAAGTGTATGATGTAAGTGGTGACGTGATTGTAAATGCGGTTCAGCTTACGGCAATCAATAATCCCAATTTAAAATGGGAAACATCTTATCAACAAGATTACGGAATTGATTTGGGTTTATTTGATAACAGAATCAGCGTTACAGCCGATTATTATAAAACAATTACCAAAGATTTATTGTTCAACAGACCTTTACCTGGTATTTCAGGAATTGCTTCTCAGCTTCAAAATGTGGGAGAATTGGAAAACAAAGGTTGGGAATTGGGCATTAATACAAAAAACTTTATTGGAGCAGATTTTACATGGTCAACCAATTTTAATATTTCTTCGAACAAAAATAAAATCCTGAAACTGGCTGACAACAAAGATCTTTTAATCAACTCTGCGCCTGGGCATTTTCTTGCAACAGAATCTCAGATTTTAAGAGTTGGTCAACCTGTTGGTTCCTTCTTTGGGTTTGTGTATGATGGCGTAATTCAGCAAGGAGAAGCGGTTCTTCCCGGGAATTTTGAAACTATTGCCGGTGGAGAAAAATTCAAAGATGTAAATGGTGACGGAAAACTGGATTCTAATGATAAAACGATTATCGGAAACCCAAATCCTGATTTCATTTTTGGATTCAATAATGATTTCACGTATAAAAATATTGATTTAAATATCTTTTTTCAGGGTTCAGAGGGCAATCAGATTTTAAATTATACTTTGATGGAACTGGCTTCTGGAAATAATAATGCCACTACAGAAGTTTTGGATGCCTGGACTCCAACAAACACCGATACCAATGTGCCAGTAAATGCGGCAAGAACGAAAAGAATTACTTCAAGATTTGTTTATGATGCAAGTTATATTCGTTTAAAAAACGTTTCTATAGGTTATAGTTTAGATGACAATGTGGTTTCAAAAATTGGATTAAGCAAAGTTCGTTTCTACATCAGTGCACAAAACTTATGGACTATTACCAAATATCCCGGTTCTGATCCTGAGGTAAATTACCTGAATGATAACAATTCAAGAAGTAATACCAATTTAGGATTGGATTACGGAAGTTACCCGAATGTAAGAACTTTCACTTTTGGTTTTAATTTAAAATTCTAGTTAAAAAAATAGTATTAAACACATAGTTATACGCAAAATGCTATGATTATTGATGCAAGTGAAACGCCTTATTTAGCGTTCCAAAAAGCTATGTCTCTATGTGTTAAATTATACACCCAATACCTAAAAAATAGTATTATGAAAAAATATATAGCTTTTCTTTTCTTGGGAATATTCGCTTTTGGATGTTCAGATCTGGAAGAACATCCTGTAGGAACTATACGTCCTGAGAACTTCTTTAATAATACAGATGATCTGCAAGCTGCTGTAAACGGAGCTTTTGCCAACATTGCACACAATAATTATTGGGGGAGAGAATTTACCATCGCCCTAATGTTGCGTGATGATATGGCCGATATTGGCGACAGAACCACTCAGGCGGCACGTATCGATGTAAATGATATGAACATGAATGACACTAACGCACTTGTAGCCAACTTTTGGCCACAATCGTATATCATTATCGCAGCAGCAAATCAAGCGATTGCAGGTGCTAAAAAAACTCCGGGAGATCCGGCAAAAGTAAACGCAATTGTAGCGCAGGCTTATTTTGCAAGAGCTTTTACTTACTACCATTTGGTGCGCATTTTTGGCGATGTTCCTTATATTGATTTTCCTGTAAATGAGATTTCTCAGGTTGATAAATTAAGCAGAACAAAAGAGGCTGAAATTTATCCAAAAATCATCGCCGATCTTGAATTTGCAAAACAATGGCTGGAAGACAAACCAAAAGTAAAAGCCGTTCCCGGAAAAGGTACCGCTGCAGGATATTTGGCATCAGTTTATCTGACTTTAGGAAATTACCAAAAAGCTTACGACGAATCTAAATATGTAATTACCAACGAAGCAAAATTTGGTTTAGGTTTAGATGCTGATTTTCAGGATTTATTCAACGCTACAAAAGCAGCAGCTCTAAAAGAACCTTTATTTACAATTGACTTTAATAATTTAGTTTCAGGAAACTACGGTCAGGATTATACGGCATTTTTTACAGGATCATTAAAAGATGACAGTTATAGTTACGGACAAGGATTCTCGGTAGCGGTTCCGTCGCTAAAAGTATTTAATACCTGGGATCAAAGAGATTACAGACGAGCGGTAAGTTTTGATACGATTATCAGAAAGAAAACAGGTCCCGGGGGTGCGTTACAAATTTACCCTTCGAGCGATAACGAAAAAGCGCCACGTCCGCATATTGCAAAATATTACCGTTTTCCTGGAAAAGCCGGTGCCAACGGAAGGACTTCTCAGCACAATTATATCACGATGCGTTTTGCCGAAGTATTGCTAACAGCTGCCGAAGCCTTAAACGAAATTACTCCGGGAACTACAGAAGCTGATGGTTATGTCAACAGAGTACGCGCCAGAGCCAGAAACAAAGCCGGAAAACTGGTTTCTTTTCCTGCGAATGTTACACCGGGATTATCTCAGGCCGATTTTAGAAAAATGGTTATTGAGGAAAGAAGATTAGAATTCGCTTTTGAATACATCAGATGGTACGACATCAAAAGGTTGAAAAATGGCCCGGAAGTTTTTGGCCCAAGTGGTTTAGAGCCTCACGCCAATTTTAATCCGGCAAAAGATTATTTATTCCCATTACCGGGAACCGAGTTAGCAATTAATCCTAATTTAAAACCGAATAATCCTGGTTACTAAAGCATAAGAATGAAAATTAAAAATTTAGAATTAAAAATTAAAAATCTTTGGAATTACAATTATCCTGAGTTTAGTTTTTCATACCCATTTTAAACAAAACTATAACCAATTTTTAATTTTTAATTCTCCATTTTTAATTAAATAAACAATAATAAGTATGAGTAAAGTTAGTAATTTTGCTTTAATCCTGGGGTTTGCATTGCTGGTAACAGCGTGCAAATCAGGGATTAATTCTACAACAAAAAACACCTCTGCAGCAGCAGAAAATCTTCTGGAAACCCGATATAAAATGTTACTCGCTTATCCGGTTGATTCGATGTCGATGCCAAGAAGTATGAACATCAAAACCAATGAGATTAAAAAAGTTCCCTCAAGAGACTGGACAAGCGGATTCTTTGCCGGAAATCTTTGGCAATTGTACCGATTGACAGGAAACTCAGAATATAAAAAACAAGCCGAAAAATGGACGCCTTTCAGCAAAAAAGAAAGCGTAAACAGAAATTCTCATGACGTAGGTTTCAAAGTATATTGTGCTTACGGAGAAGCTTTAAAAGTAGAAAACAAACAAGAATACAAAGACGTCATTATCAAAGGAGCAGAAACTTTATGTACTCGTTTTGATGCAAAAGTTGGCGCCATCCGTTCTTGGGATTTCAATAAGGAAATTTGGGATTATCCTGTAATTATCGATAACATGATGAATCTCGAATTGCTTTTTGAAGCCACAAAACTATCCGGCAACAAAAAGTATCAGAATATTGCGATTCAGCATGCCAATACAACGCTCAAAAACCAATTTAGAGACGATAATAGCTGCTATCATGTTATTGATTACAATCCAACAACAGGAGCCGTTAGAAAGAAAACCACACTTCAGGGATATAATGATGATTCGGTTTGGGCACGCGGGCAAGGCTGGGCGGTTTACGGATTTACCATGTCGTACCGATATACCAAAGATCCTGCATACCTAAAACAAGCTGAAGCAGCGGCAAAGTTTTTTATGACAGATAAAAACCTGCCGGAAGACGGAATTCCGTATTGGGATTTTAGAGATCCTGCTATTCCAAATTCAGCGCGTGATGTTTCTGCTGCAACCGTTATGGCTTCTGCTTTGTATGAGTTATACGACTATACTAAAAATAAAACTTATTTGGCTTTCGCCGATAAAATAATCGCGAGTTTACAATCGGATAAATACATTTTAGATCCAAAAATAAACGCGCCTTTTATATTCGACCACAGTACCGGAAACTGGCCAAAACACGACGAAATCGACGAACCAATAATCTATGCCGACTATTATTTTCTGGAAGCATTGTTGAGGAAAAAGTAAGAAAGATAGAAAGGTTCTGAGGGACTGAGGTTCTAAGATTTTAAAGGCAGAAAAGCTTTAAAACTTTGTCCCTCTCAACCTTTTTTTGCTCAGAACCTCAGTCCCTCAGAACCTTAGAACCTAAAAAAAAAAGCTTTACAATCTATGAATACGTCACCGTACCAAAATAATACATTTTATACTTTTGCACTTTTTGTTTTTTTTCAGATTTGTCTGAGCAGCAGTTTTGCTCAGACAAAAATGAATATCAATGAAAATTGGCAATATCTGGAAAATCACACTCCAAGTCTTAGCGAAGCACAAAAAGCCACTAATTGGATTCCATTAAACTTACCGCATACCTGGAATGCCGAAGACGCAACCGATCTTAATCCGGGTTATAGACGCGATGCAAGCTGGTATCAAAAAAAGCTGAACATTGACTCTATCGATAAAGATCAGCTTTATTATTTATATTTTGAAGGATCGAATGTAACCACAAAAGTATATGTAAACGGTAAAGAAGCAGGAGGCCATATTGGCGGATATATTGGTTTTACTATTGATATCACTCATTTTATCAAGCAAGGAAACAACGAAATCTTTGTTCGTGTCGATAACAGTTATGATATTGAAATTATCCCGTCGCAAAAAAGTGATTTCTATATTTATGGCGGAATAACGCGCGATGTCTGGTTATTGTCTAAATACAAAAATCATATCGAAAATTTAAAAATTACAACTCCTGAGGTTTCGGCAAAAAAAGCTTCTTTAAATATTGTGGCTTCAACTTTAAATTCTGAAAATTCAAAAGATTTATCATTAACGGTAATTCTTAAAAATCCGAAAGGGAAAAAGATTGCGAGTAAAACGATTCCGGTTTTAGATAAAACAACCACTATTAAATTCGAGAATCTTAAAAATCCTGAATTATGGGATACGGAGAAACCTAATTTATATAAAGTGACTGCTTTTTTATCAGAGAAAAATCAAATCAAAGACAGCGTAAACGAAAAAGTGGGTTTCAGATGGTTTGAGTTTAAAGACCACGGTCCTTTTTACCTTAACGGAAAACGATTACTCATTCGCGGTACACATCGTCATGAGGAACAAGCGGGAGTTGGCGCTGCGATGAGCAACGAACAACATCGTGCTGATATGGAATCGATTAAAAAAATGGGTGCTAATTTTGTTCGTTTGGCGCATTATCCTCAAGATCCTGAAATTTACAAGGCCTGCGATGAACTGGGTTTATTAGTTTGGGATGAATTGCCTTGGTGCCGTGGCGGAATTGGCGGTGAACTTTGGCAAACGAATACCAAAAATATGCTGGCCGAAATCATCAATCAAAATTACAATCACCCGAGTATCATTATCTGGTCGTTGGGTAACGAAATGAATTGGCTTCCTGATTTTCCTGACGGAGATAACACAGAAAGAACCAATGTGTTTTTAACGGAACTAAACGACATCGCACATAAAATGGATCCAACTCGAAAAACCGCGATTAGAAAGTATTATGAAGGTTCGAAAATTGTTGATGTCTTCTCCCCTTCGATCTGGTCGGGATGGTATTCCGGAAGTTATAAAAATTACCAGAAAGCAATTGATGTTTACAAAAAAGAATACAAGCATTTTATTCACGCCGAATATGGCGGAGACAGTCACGTAGGCCGTCATAGCGAAAATCCAATAACGGGAGAAAATATTATAAAATCTGATGGTTGGGAAGAAGCAATTGTACAAACCAAAGTGGCCAATATTGCCCAAATTGGCGATTGGAGCGAGAATTATATCGTTGATTTATTCGACTGGCACTTGCATATATCTGAGAATGATCCAATGTTTGTGGGTAATATTCAGTGGGCATTTAAGGATTTTGCAACGCCATTGCGCCCGGAAGATGATATTCCGTACATGAATCAAAAAGGACTTGTCGATCGTAACGGAAATCCAAAAGATGCTTATTATGTTTTTAAAAGTTATTGGAGCACTGAGCCTTTTACCTACATCGAATCGCATACCTGGACAGAACGTCAAGGTCCCGAAAATACACCAAGAACGTTGAGTGTTTTTAGTAATTGCGAAAAGGTTACTTTATTTCATCAGGGGAAATCATTGGGACAAAAACAAAGAAACCTTTCGCTTTATCCCGCAAATGGCTTAACTTGGGATGTGAATTTCTTTAAAGATGAAAATATTTTAATCGCAGTTGGAGAAACAAAAGACGGGAAAAAAGTTTCGGATACGATCAAAGTAAATTATCGTTTTAATAAAAATGATACAGCAACTTCTTTACAATTGTCATCAGAGAAATTAAAAAACGGCAATTATTTGGTAACGGCAATTGCAATTGACAACAACTATTTACGTTGTTTAGATTATGAGGAAAGCGTTTATTTTCAATGTTTAAAAGGTGGAAAAACCATGAAAAGCCAGGGAACTCCAACCGGAAGTGAATCTATAAAAATGGCTAATGGAAAGGCTTCGATAGAAGTGGTTCCTGATGGAGCTGGGATTCCTATAGAAATGACAGCTTTGAATCAGAGTTTTAAAGGGGAATATTTGAAGATTGCGAATTAATTAGCTGAACGGTTTAACCGCAAAGTTCGCAAGGGTTTATGCAGGGAACGCAAAGTTTTTGTTTCACGCTGAATGAATCTCGCAAAGGCGCAAAGTTTTTTAAAGTTCCGGAGGAATGATTCATTTTGTAGCAACGGATTTTAATCCGTTAGAGAATTTGCAATCGTTTTGTCATCCTGAGGAACGAAGGATCACACTAGAAACTCCGTCTGCAAATTCATCAATCTTTGTCGATTTACGCGTGCGATTCTTCGTTCCTCAGAATGACAAAAATGAGGATAAATGCTTGAGAAAATGAATGCGGAGATCCTTCGTTTAGAAAGACAAGCCAGACTTCGAAGTCAGATGATAAAAAATTTGCGCGCATCTGCTTAATTCTTTTAAAATCTGCGTGAAATAAAAAAATTCCGCGTGAAATAATAAAGATCAACAATTATGAAAAATACAATCTTCTACGGATTTGCTTTAGCAATGACCACTTTTATAACCAATGCACAAGTAACTTTAAATGCTGATGGCCCTAACGGACTTGGCACTTATGAATTAATTACAAAAGCATTGGCGCCTGGAACGCAAAATGGTTCCGTAGAAGCTCCAGATGTTATTCATCCCAACTTTGGAAAGCATATTACGGAAGTTTATGATGATGATTTGAAGAAATATGTTTTTGAATTTAATCTACATGTTACGAACACGCCTCCGGACAATGAACCTGTAAAAGGTAAAACGGACAGGCAGCGTGTCGAAATAAAATCATTCGAACCTTCTCCTGATAATTTAAAAGGAACAACTGGCGAAACGGTGCAATACAAATGGCGTTTTAAAATACCTAAAGGATTTAAGCCTACTAAGGATTTTATCCATATTCATCAGATTAAAGCGGTCAATGGCGATGCGGGCAATCCTTTGTTTACTTTGACTTTAAGAAAAATGACAAACGGTTCTAACCAACTCGAACTCATTTATGTTAAAGACGAAGCTACAAAAATGATAAAATATCAAACAGTAGATATGTCTTTGTTTGAAGGAACCTGGGTTGAAGCAACAGAAACTATTAAAGTGGGCTTAAAAGGAACTTATGCCATAACTATAAAAAAAGTAAGTGACGGAACTACTTTGATGAATTATAGCAATTCAAATATTCAAACGATTCGCGCTGATAATTCTTTCATTAGACCTAAGTGGGGAATGTATCGCAGTTTGAAAGATATTGCTAATATGAAAGATGAAACAATGCGATTCTCGGATTTTAGCATACAAGAATTCACTACTTCATCCGGAAAAGATAAGTAGTTATCCAAAATATAAAATGATCAAAAATAAATATAAGAATGAAAAAACTAATTACCTTATTACTACTAACAACTGCTTTTATCGGGCAGGCACAAAATTTAATCTCGAATGTTCCAAACAGAACCACAACTTCTTTAAACGGGGTTTGGAATTATATTATTGATCCTTATCAAACAGGATTTTACAGCTTTCACCTCGATCAATACGATAAACAGGCAAAACCCTCAAATGGTGCTTTTTTTAATAATTATCATGCTGCAAACAAGCAGGAACTGGTAGAATATGATTTTGACAAATCGGCAAAAATAAATATTCCGGGAGATTGGAATTCGCAGGTTCCGGAACTTAAATATTACGAAGGAAATGTTTGGTTCAAGAAATCATTCGATTATGAATTAAAGGATAAAAAACGTCTTTTTGTTTATTTTGGAGCAATTAATTATAAAGCGGATGTTTATTTAAACGGAAAAAAACTAGGAACTCACGAAGGTGGTTTTACGCCTTTTAATTATGAAGTAACTTCGATTGTAAAACCAAAAGACAATTATTTGGTGGTAAAAGTTGATAATACTCGCCATAAAGAAGATGTGCCGACTGTGAATACCGATTGGTGGAATTATGGCGGAATCACGCGCGATGTTACTTTAATCGAAGAGAATGAATCGTTTATTGAAGATTATAATATTCAGCTTAAAAAAGGAAATGCGGCTTTGATTTCTGGTTTTGTAAAAATCAACAATTTCAATCCGGCACAAAATCAAGTGGCTATTTCGATTCCGGAATTGAAAATTAATTATAAAGGAAAAGTAGGTGCTGACGGAATTGTAAATTTTGAAATTCCTGCTAAGAAAATCTCTTACTGGTCGCCTGAAAATCCAAAATTATATGATGTTGTAATTGATTTTAACGGACAAAAACTAAAAGATAATATTGGTTTTAGAACCATTGAAACTCAGGAAGACAAAATTTTATTAAACGGAAAACAGATCTTCTTGCGCGGAATATCCATTCACGAAGAAAATGCAAAAGGCGGACGTGCCAACTCAGAAGAAGATGCTTTGCGTTTATTAAACTGGGCTCAGGAATTGGGCTGTAACTATGTTCGTCTGGCACATTATCCGCATAATGAAAACATTATCAGACTTGCCGACAAACTAGGATTAATGGTTTGGGAAGAAATTCCGGTTTACTGGACGGTGGAATTCACCAACGAAAAAACATATAAAAATGCCCAAGATCAATTGACAGCGGCTATTACAAGAGATAAAAACAGAGCCAGTATTATTATTTGGTCGATGGCGAATGAAACGCCAATTTCTGATGCAAGAAATACGTTTCTGAAAAATTTGGTGGTACATACAAAATCACTGGACAATACAAGATTAATCAGCGCTGCATTATTGACTCATAATGTAAAAGGCGTTGGAATGATCGATGATGAAATTGGTAAATCGCTTGATATTATTGCTTTCAATCAATATTTGGGTTGGTATGGCGGAAATTTAGAAAACGCTGAAAAAACTTTTTGGGACACACCTTACAACAAACCAGTAATTGTTTCTGAATTTGGAGGAGATGCCAAAGCTGGTTTTCACGGAGAAAAAAACGAACGCTGGACAGAGGAATATCAAGAATACTTATACATTCAGAACCTGAAAATGATCGAAAAAATACCTCATCTTAGCGGTTTAAGTCCGTGGATTCTGGTAGATTTCAGATCTCCAAAAAGATTGCTTCCGGAAATTCAGGACGGTTACAATCGTAAAGGTCTAATTTCGAATGACGGTGAAAAGAAGAAAGCTTTTTATATCATGCAGGATTGGTACGCCAAGAAGAAAAAAGAAAATAAAAATTAAGCACTATTATCAATTCATTAACAAAAAACAAACTGTAATGATATGATTTTTATTCATTATTAACTTACTTTGTAGTTATTCTAAAAATTGTAATTCTATGAAAAAATTAAGTTTAATGGTAGTTACTTTGTTTGCTGCCTTTACAGTTCAAGCTCAGGAAGTAGTAAAATTTGCTCCGCTTGATGCAAGTCCGGTTGATATTTCTTATTTCCCAAACAAGTCAGTTAA encodes:
- a CDS encoding SusC/RagA family TonB-linked outer membrane protein, which gives rise to MFTNQNFKSLKWCLLVAFLLVNVVMNAQERKVTGKVTSSEDLLGLPGANVYVKGSSVGGSADMDGNYSVFVSEKNAVLVFNYVGYQTVEVPVGNKTVINISLKPDTKNLDEVIVVGYGTRKKSDITGSVSSVTAKELTAYPTLNAEQALQGRAAGVSVQSNNGGEPGAPVKIRVRGGTSINASGDALIVVDGFAGVSMPAPQDIASIEVLKDASATAIYGSRGSNGVIMVTTKKGKPGKPVIEFSNSTSVQSVNNKLDLLDGPQFVAYRKSFTTHTDGGANTDWQDVIYREGMISNTSLSFSGGSDKIRYYVSGNYFNQNGVVINSGIDKYTIVSNVEADLTDKFKVGLNMFQSKQNKDGIISQTGAGGTGAAGVIAAAYRFMPDKGIYNTDGTYTTTAPIGDDIDNPYATAMDNILETLSTVNRSNFFASYQITKDLNFKTTLGLTDNNSQTGRYIPSTLIAGKNVKGEASINNTKFSSFLTENYLTFKREIIDKGILTVLGGYSYQKNKNDRAYAASRGFLTNSNSYHNLGAGTVYLKPESSLSETELISAFGRLNFDYDDKYLFTFTARRDGSSSFSENYKYGTFPSGAIGLNVSKENFLKDSKTVSNLKLRASYGATGNPSIDAYSTLSKFSEVYDVSGDVIVNAVQLTAINNPNLKWETSYQQDYGIDLGLFDNRISVTADYYKTITKDLLFNRPLPGISGIASQLQNVGELENKGWELGINTKNFIGADFTWSTNFNISSNKNKILKLADNKDLLINSAPGHFLATESQILRVGQPVGSFFGFVYDGVIQQGEAVLPGNFETIAGGEKFKDVNGDGKLDSNDKTIIGNPNPDFIFGFNNDFTYKNIDLNIFFQGSEGNQILNYTLMELASGNNNATTEVLDAWTPTNTDTNVPVNAARTKRITSRFVYDASYIRLKNVSIGYSLDDNVVSKIGLSKVRFYISAQNLWTITKYPGSDPEVNYLNDNNSRSNTNLGLDYGSYPNVRTFTFGFNLKF
- a CDS encoding RagB/SusD family nutrient uptake outer membrane protein, with protein sequence MKKYIAFLFLGIFAFGCSDLEEHPVGTIRPENFFNNTDDLQAAVNGAFANIAHNNYWGREFTIALMLRDDMADIGDRTTQAARIDVNDMNMNDTNALVANFWPQSYIIIAAANQAIAGAKKTPGDPAKVNAIVAQAYFARAFTYYHLVRIFGDVPYIDFPVNEISQVDKLSRTKEAEIYPKIIADLEFAKQWLEDKPKVKAVPGKGTAAGYLASVYLTLGNYQKAYDESKYVITNEAKFGLGLDADFQDLFNATKAAALKEPLFTIDFNNLVSGNYGQDYTAFFTGSLKDDSYSYGQGFSVAVPSLKVFNTWDQRDYRRAVSFDTIIRKKTGPGGALQIYPSSDNEKAPRPHIAKYYRFPGKAGANGRTSQHNYITMRFAEVLLTAAEALNEITPGTTEADGYVNRVRARARNKAGKLVSFPANVTPGLSQADFRKMVIEERRLEFAFEYIRWYDIKRLKNGPEVFGPSGLEPHANFNPAKDYLFPLPGTELAINPNLKPNNPGY
- a CDS encoding glycoside hydrolase family 88 protein, yielding MSKVSNFALILGFALLVTACKSGINSTTKNTSAAAENLLETRYKMLLAYPVDSMSMPRSMNIKTNEIKKVPSRDWTSGFFAGNLWQLYRLTGNSEYKKQAEKWTPFSKKESVNRNSHDVGFKVYCAYGEALKVENKQEYKDVIIKGAETLCTRFDAKVGAIRSWDFNKEIWDYPVIIDNMMNLELLFEATKLSGNKKYQNIAIQHANTTLKNQFRDDNSCYHVIDYNPTTGAVRKKTTLQGYNDDSVWARGQGWAVYGFTMSYRYTKDPAYLKQAEAAAKFFMTDKNLPEDGIPYWDFRDPAIPNSARDVSAATVMASALYELYDYTKNKTYLAFADKIIASLQSDKYILDPKINAPFIFDHSTGNWPKHDEIDEPIIYADYYFLEALLRKK
- a CDS encoding glycoside hydrolase family 2 protein, which translates into the protein MNTSPYQNNTFYTFALFVFFQICLSSSFAQTKMNINENWQYLENHTPSLSEAQKATNWIPLNLPHTWNAEDATDLNPGYRRDASWYQKKLNIDSIDKDQLYYLYFEGSNVTTKVYVNGKEAGGHIGGYIGFTIDITHFIKQGNNEIFVRVDNSYDIEIIPSQKSDFYIYGGITRDVWLLSKYKNHIENLKITTPEVSAKKASLNIVASTLNSENSKDLSLTVILKNPKGKKIASKTIPVLDKTTTIKFENLKNPELWDTEKPNLYKVTAFLSEKNQIKDSVNEKVGFRWFEFKDHGPFYLNGKRLLIRGTHRHEEQAGVGAAMSNEQHRADMESIKKMGANFVRLAHYPQDPEIYKACDELGLLVWDELPWCRGGIGGELWQTNTKNMLAEIINQNYNHPSIIIWSLGNEMNWLPDFPDGDNTERTNVFLTELNDIAHKMDPTRKTAIRKYYEGSKIVDVFSPSIWSGWYSGSYKNYQKAIDVYKKEYKHFIHAEYGGDSHVGRHSENPITGENIIKSDGWEEAIVQTKVANIAQIGDWSENYIVDLFDWHLHISENDPMFVGNIQWAFKDFATPLRPEDDIPYMNQKGLVDRNGNPKDAYYVFKSYWSTEPFTYIESHTWTERQGPENTPRTLSVFSNCEKVTLFHQGKSLGQKQRNLSLYPANGLTWDVNFFKDENILIAVGETKDGKKVSDTIKVNYRFNKNDTATSLQLSSEKLKNGNYLVTAIAIDNNYLRCLDYEESVYFQCLKGGKTMKSQGTPTGSESIKMANGKASIEVVPDGAGIPIEMTALNQSFKGEYLKIAN
- a CDS encoding heparin lyase I family protein; amino-acid sequence: MKNTIFYGFALAMTTFITNAQVTLNADGPNGLGTYELITKALAPGTQNGSVEAPDVIHPNFGKHITEVYDDDLKKYVFEFNLHVTNTPPDNEPVKGKTDRQRVEIKSFEPSPDNLKGTTGETVQYKWRFKIPKGFKPTKDFIHIHQIKAVNGDAGNPLFTLTLRKMTNGSNQLELIYVKDEATKMIKYQTVDMSLFEGTWVEATETIKVGLKGTYAITIKKVSDGTTLMNYSNSNIQTIRADNSFIRPKWGMYRSLKDIANMKDETMRFSDFSIQEFTTSSGKDK